In a genomic window of Anomalospiza imberbis isolate Cuckoo-Finch-1a 21T00152 chromosome 5, ASM3175350v1, whole genome shotgun sequence:
- the ETV6 gene encoding transcription factor ETV6 isoform X1: MNGKALLLLTKEDFRYRSPHSGDVLYELLQHILKQRKAHMLFTPFFHPGNSIHTQPEVTLHQNHDEDSFVQRPSRPSAEAVHHSTPTIELLHRSRSPITNNHRPSPDPDQRPLKSPMDSTFRRLSPADRVPGTRHQYENNQQEPYPLSVSPVENNHCPPPSEVLQKPSSPRQENTRIIQLMPSPIMHPLILNPRHSDFKPPRLSEDGLHRDVKPINLSHREELAYMNHIMVSVSPPEDHAMPIGRIADCRLLWDYVYQLLSDSRYENFIRWEDKESKIFRIVDPNGLARLWGNHKNRTNMTYEKMSRALRHYYKLNIIRKEPGQRLLFRFMKTPDEIMSGRTDRLEHLESQELDEQIYQEEEC, encoded by the exons ATGAACGgcaaagctctgctgctcctgaccAAAGAGGACTTTCGATACAGGTCCCCTCATTCAG GTGATGTTTTGTATGAACTCCTTCAGCATATCCTGAAGCAAAGGAAAGCTCATATGCTCTTCACACCCTTCTTCCACCCTGGGAACTCTATCCATACTCAGCCAGAGGTCACATTGCACCAGAATCATGATGAAG atAGCTTTGTGCAGAGACCTTCGAGGCCATCTGCAGAAGCAGTCCACCACAGCACCCCAACCATTGAACTGTTGCATCGCTCGCGGTCGCCCATCACCAACAACCACCGTCCATCGCCAGACCCCGACCAGCGGCCACTGAAGTCCCCCATGGATAGCACCTTCCGTCGCCTGTCCCCGGCCGACAGAGTGCCAGGGACAAGGCACCAGTATGAGAACAACCAGCAGGAGCCCTATCCtctctcagtgtccccagtagAAAACAACCACTGCCCGCCTCCTTCCGAGGTGCTCCAGAAGCCTTCCAGCCCTCGCCAGGAGAACACCAGGATCATCCAGCTGATGCCCAGCCCTATCATGCATCCTTTGATACTGAACCCCAGGCACTCCGATTTCAAACCACCGAGGTTGTCTGAGGATGGGCTGCACAGGGACGTCAAGCCCATCAACCTGTCGCACCGAGAAGAGTTAGCTTATATGAACCACATCATGGTGTCTGTCTCCCCTCCCGAGGACCATGCGATGCCAATCGGCAGGATAGCAG ACTGTAGGTTGCTTTGGGATTATGTTTATCAGCTGCTTTCTGACAGCCGGTACGAAAATTTCATCCGATGGGAAGATAAGGAATCCAAAATATTTCGGATAGTGGATCCCAATGGGCTGGCTCGTCTGTGGGGAAACCACAAG aacagaacaaaTATGACTTATGAGAAAATGTCCAGAGCCCTACGCCACTACTACAAACTAAATATTATCCGGAAGGAGCCAGGACAAAGGCTTTTgttcag